The following nucleotide sequence is from Pseudobdellovibrionaceae bacterium.
GTGAAAAAGTTCCTCGAAGTTAAGGACCGTCTTTTTGTCAAAATACATGCCCAGCATATTTTGGATCCCCTGGGGATTGGACATAGGATCGATAAACTGAGTACCCAATGCCATAATGTTGTTTGCGATGTAGAACATCGCTGCCTCAGCTGGAAGCGACTTCGCCGATTCCTTGGCCGCATTGGCGAGTTCACTTGGCCGGAATTGCATCAGCTTGTCATCGTTGGGCATATGCAGATCAGCCTTGAGGGGGTTCTCAGGATCTGCGGGGTTTTTAAACTCCCAGCGCAGAAATCGATCGACCTTACCCGTCTCTGGGTTTAGCTCCATCACTTCATAAGGTTTGGATTTCAACATTTCGACGGGCTGAATGCCTTCGGCCATGGCTTCGCGAAACATATTGTGAACTGAGTTTTGGTAAAAATCTCCATAATAGCCACGCCAATTAGGGTTGCGCGAATACTTGGCGACCCTATTAAACTCTTTCCACATTTCCTTGGAAGCGAGATCCTTTGTCTCCAACTGATAATAATCGTGCAATGTTCTCAATGCCTGATTGATGGCTTCTTTGGGTACCGATCCGGATTCAAACTGAGTACGATCGACTCCGGCAACTCGCAGAGCTTCGATCATTCGCTCGACGGAGAGCACAGAAACCCCGTCAAGATTTGCGGGCTGAAACTGAAACTCCTGCATAAAAGTGGCATGACTTTCGGCAATAAAGCGGGGCTCTTGGTAAGTTGGTTTCTGTTCACCACCTGGACGGTCCGGACGCAACTTATTCAGGGTCGGGGGCACCAACTCCTCAGCTTCCGGGCCAGCCGCCCAGGACGCAGACATGCCTGGGCCAGATATGGCTAAGACCAAGGTCAACAGCAAAGGTATCGCGCGACGAAGTTTCATCATCAGCTAATGATTGCAAGGACATAGCCTAGGACTCGGCCTCTTGGAAGCGAAAAGTTTCCTGTTTTTAAGGTGTTACAAAGTGGTCAGGGGCCTTTTTTTGTCTCTCAGGCCAGGCGCTCCCAAGATTGTCACCGACTTGTCAAATCTCTTGCCGATTCTATTCGGTCAGGATGAGAAGATCCAAACGCTGATTCTTGGACCGATTTTTGGTGTCCGATGATGCAAACAATGGTCGCGAAGCCCCGTAACTCACAGCCGATAGGCTGCTCTCCTTGAATTCGTGCCTTCGAACCAGGTAGCGGACAAATGTTGAGGCGCGGGCGGCGGCAAACTCCCAGTGGCTTGGGTAGCTTGTATTTGCCAGTCGTCCGCTGTCCATGTGGCTTTCCACCACCACCTGTTTTCCCAAAGACTTAAGGAAATCACAGATGGTATCAATAGCTTCAAGATAGTCCGGACGGAACTTTACCGAGTCCTCGGCGTAGACAAGTGGCGCCGCTAAAGTGATCCGCACACCATTTTCGATGGCCACCACATCCTGGATAAGTTTTTGTCCCTTGCCCCCCATGAGCTTTTCTTCGACGAAAATCTCAGCCTTTTCCAGCGTGGCCCGCGTCTCCTCTTCACCAATCTGGTAGGTGCGAATGGGAGGCTGAATCGGACTGTTTTCACGAACCCCCTGGTTCACTTCATCCCCAGATCCGCCAGCGGCCCCAAAACGTATCAGGTACTTTTGGATGGACTCTTGAAAGCCCTTGCTCTTTTCTATATTGATATCGCTCGTCGCATAAAGAACCGTAAAAAACGCAAACATCAACGTAATAAAATCCGCATAGGAAACAAGCCATCGCTCCGTGCTATCCTCATGTTCTGCTGGCTTGGGTTTTCGCCTCATGGATGTGTGACCTTTTCCCCTGGCTTAAGCGCATAGGCGCGGATCTTTTCTTCGATAATATACGGATTGAGACCGGTCAAAATGGCCACGGCTCCATCCACAATCATTTGTTTGGTCTCCGTCTGAATGTGGATCTTGCGCTTGATCTTGTTGGCAATAGGCAGGAATACCAGGTTAGCTGATCCTACACCATAGATGGTCGCCACGAATGCAACCGCTATGCCCTGCCCCAGGGCTGAGGTGTCGGTGAGATTTGCCATAACGTGAATCAGTCCAAGGACCGCACCAATAATGCCAATCGTGGGGGCAAAACCTCCCGCGTCTGTCCAAATCTTGGCACCAGCCAGCCGACGAGATTCATCCAAGTCCATTTCTTTTTCAAAAATATCCTTTAGGACAGACGGGTCTGTGCCGTCGATCATAAAACGAAAAACGTTTTTCATATAATCGCTGGTGAAATTGCTTAGCCGAGCCTCAACTGCTAGAATCGACTCCCGACGGGCCAACTGGGCGGAAAGAATGATTTCATCTGCGATGGTCTTCATTCGTGCTTCATCGTCAGCCTTGAAGGCGTCCGCCAACAGACGAATTCCCATTCTGAAGTCTTCCATCGTGTTCGCAACCATGGTGGCACCAAAGGTTCCACCAAACACGATAAAGGCTGCTGCCAGTTGAATCAGGGCTATAACATGCCCGCCCTCAATGGCATTTCCAAACAAAATTCCGCCAATGCCGACGAGAAGACCAAGAATCGTAAGTAAATCCATGATGTCAGTCCTGTGGTGGTGGATGTGCCCCAAACTCAGTTGCTGCACTAAACGATCGCCTATAATCCAGTATTCGAATTTGCAGTTCGTTGATAGTCTCTTTTACAGGAAGCTTTTCCCCTCCGCGAAATGTGATGACCGTGTCAGGAGAGGACTCAAGATACATGATCAAATCGGGATTCACGAATAGGGGAATTCCACTGAGCCTGTGAACAATAATCATATTTACATTTTGTCACAGGCTCATTGAAATGGCATCAACAGGATTGGGCAAGACCAGGCTGGAGTCCTGGTCAAAAGTGACTGAGGTTTCTTTCTCTCGCAAAGTTCAAGTCGTTAGTCGTGATTCTTAAACGACCGGCAAGAAAGTGAGCCAGCTCCCTGAAGAAGTGAACAGCAATGGGAGGATTTGTAGCCAACAACTGTTGAAGCTTATCGTATGGAATCTCCACCAGGTCTGTCTTTTCAATGGCAACGGCAGAGGCTGAGCGAACTTCTGAATCCAAAAATGGCATCTCGCCAAAATGGCTACCCGTACCCAATGTGGCTACCTCAACGGTGTCTCCTGACTGGGTTTTTTGGGTAATGCGAACAGAGCCGAACTTAATGAAATACGCGGCCCTTGCCTGATCACCCTGGCCGAAGATTTCATCCGTTGGATTGTAGGTATTGACCGTCGCAATCTCGCTGATCGCCGCAATTTGCTCTGCATTGAGACCCTTAAAGAGATAAACGTTTTGTAAAACATTCTTGTCGGCCATGATGACTTCCTCTCTGATGGAAAACGATAAGGGGAGGATATCATTAATCAAATTTCAGGTCCAAAGATGGAAAAGTGTCCTTTAAAATCTAGGACTTTAGGTATATAAGGCTGGCTTTGAGACCTCGCGGCAACAGGGGGAAACTAGACCATGAAAGCACTGGTAACCGGAGCAACGGGCTTTGTTGGCTCCTGGCTCACGCGTGAACTTTGCCAACGAGGCTTCGATGTCCGCATCATCTGTAGAAATCCACATTCTGTAGCCGACTGGGCAGATTTTCCGGTCGAGATTGTCGCCGGAGATGTTACTCAACCCGACAGCCTGGCTTCGGCCTGTCAAGGTGTTCACAGCGTCTTCCACTTAGCCGGAGTCGTGGGCTACTCTCGGGCCATGCGCGCGGTCATGGAGAAGGTCAATGTCGAGGGCACCAGGAACATGGTGCAGGCAGCACTGGACCAAAATGTACAGAGATTTATCCACATGAGCTCAGTTGTCGCGGTTGGTGCCAGTTTTGATGGAAAACCTCTTAATGAAGACTCTCCTTTTAACGTTGGCCACTTGAATCTTGGCTACTTTGAAACCAAACGTAAGGCTGAGGAATTGGTACGTTTGGCCGTCAACGAAAATGGCTTGAATGCTGTGATGTTAAATCCATCAACAATTTATGGGCCCGGTGATGCAAAAAAAGGCAGTCGTAACACCCAAGTGAAGGTGGCAAAAGGTAAGTTTCCCTTCTACACTTCCGGAGGCGTTAGCATCATATCGGTCGAAGAGATTGTGAGCGGTGTTTTGGCCGCTTGGGAAAAGGGCCGCACCGGTGAGCGATATATCCTTTCAGGAGAGAACATCACCATCAAGGAGCTCTTTCAGATTATTGCCTCTGAGGCCGGCGTGAAACCTCCGGGCGTGTATCTACCCAATCCGGTTGTACACGCTCTTGGAAAGCTCGGCGATGCCCTCGAAGCCATAGGAAAAAAGGGGCCTATCAACACCGAAAACGCCTGGACAAGCACACTCTTCCACTGGTTCGATTCAAGCAAAGCAAAGAGGGAACTTGGGCTTAATCCTAAGCCGGCACGGGAGGCAGTTGCAGCCAGTGTTCGCTGGATGAAAGAAAATCATGTCATTTGATCGCACAAAAACAATCATTGCCTTTACCGCCTTTCCCGCTCTCAGCCTCTTGCTCCTCGGAATTGGGTTCTCACTGGTCGTATTAACATTGCCTGATGTCAAGCAGCTCAAGTCTTGCATGACGACGACAATGAACAGGGTCGAGCTCTGCACCAAAAAGGAAACCTATGTTCCTCTTAACAAGATTTCCCCGTATTTGATTGATGCGGTCATCGTCTCAGAAGATGCTTCCTTTCGGCAACACGATGGATTTGATTGGTTTGAGATTAGGCAGAGCTTTTCCACTAATCTCAAGCGCGGAAAGTTGGCTCGTGGAGGGTCCACCATCACCCAGCAACTGGCAAAAAACGCTTTTCTGGACGGCTCGAAGAGTTTGCTACGTAAGGTGCGGGAGGCTCTGCTAACCCGGGAGATCGAGTCTCTGCTGACTAAAGATGAAATCCTTGAACGCTACCTCAATGTTGTGGAGCTGGGACCTAATATTTTTGGCGTCAAAAAGGCTGCCTCGTACTACTTCAACAAGAGTCCGGCCGATCTAAATATTTTGGAGTCGGCCTATATTGCCTTTTTGCTGCCCAACCCCTCTGTTCATCACACCTATTTTGAAAAGAAGGCCCTGACCGAATACGCGCGACAACGGGTTTTAGGAATCTGCCTGAGACTGTTTCGCTTCGGGAAAATTGAAAAAGACGACCTGGAGATAGCAAATTTTCGCGTGTTGGAGTTCCCGTGGGAGGGCTTATCCTGGACAAGAACTGAGTTAATGGATGCCGTTGATGAGCTGTTAATCGATGAGGCTGGCTCCTCGGACTCCAGCTTTCCCGCTTTCGAACAGGATCTTCCTGAATCCGATCCCGACCTCCCAACCCTCGGCCAACCCGGCAGGGATGACGACGGCCCCTGGGATAGTATCCCTGACCAGGAACAAATCGATGATGCTGGTGGCGAGCCTTCAGACGAAGATGCGGACACTTTGCCTCAAGAAGAGTCCGCGCCCAATCAAAGTGATGACGGGCTAGAGCCCGAGGCCCATATTGACCCAGAACCAACAGAAGAGTAGCTCCCCCTTAGTAGTAAATTCGCCTTTCCATTCGGCTCGTCGCCCAATTGGCCAGGAGAAATCCAAGGGCAAATAAAACTCCGACGTTTAAAAACAAGGTCGAACCCACATCACCCTGAAGAAGAGATCTCGCCGCCATTACGGCGTGAGTCAGAGGCAGTAGGTAGGCGGCCTGCTGAATGAGGTCTGGTAAATGGTGAAGGGGAAAATAGGTGCCACTAAACAGAGACATTGGAATAATGAATCCAGACTGGGCATAGACAAACCAATCGTAGTTTTTAGCGTAAGAAGCCATGAGGAGCCCAAAGGCAGATGATACCCAACACAACATGCCCAGAACCAACAGCGTGGGAAAAATGAGCCAGGTGTCCACCAATCCCTGTGTCAAACCAACAACAGCAACAGCGACGACACTAAAGAAGCCCTTTGACGCCGCCCAAAGTATTTCCCCGAGAACAATTTCCGACGCCTCCACGGGGCTTAAGAGAATCGTGTTGTACGTTTTTTGTCGAGCCAACTTGGTAAATCCACCATACGAACCCTCAAAGAAGGCCACGAACATCCCAGAAGTCGCCATCAGTGCGGGAAAGAAGAATTGGGAGTATGGAACACCTTCTATTTCGCCGACAAAATACCCGACGCCATAACCAATGGCCAAAAGATAGAGAAGAGGTTCAAACACCACCCAAAAAACAGAAATAACAAGGGTGTGGCGAAAATAGAGAAAGTTTCTCAGCCAAACTGCCCAGACCCCACGTCCCCAACTAGGGAAACTAAAGATGTCTCCAAAAAAACGCTGAACCGCTGTCATCGCTCTCCTTTAGGGGCGAAGCTCATACCCTGCCAAGCGAAGAAATACGTCATCCAGGGATGCTTTGCGCACTAGAATGCTATCACTATCAATGTCATCAAGGGCCCGACGACCATCCTGGCCAGACTTGACGAAAATCCGCACCCGATTGTTCATAATTTGGTATTCGAATTTCTCTTTGATTCGTCGAATGTAATACTCCATCTCGTCGAGTTTCAGACGAAACTCAACGACCTCGTCACCAATGTGCTGATTGATGAGTTCACGAGGGCTGCCTTCGCATAAGATCTTACCCTTATCAATGAGCACAATACGATCGCAGATGCGTTCGGCCTCTTCCATATAATGAGTCGTTAGGACCAAAGATTTGCCCTGCTTTTTTAGGTCGGCCATCGCCTCCCAGATCCAAAACCGCGCCTGTGGGTCAAGGCCCGTCGTGGGCTCATCCAAAAATAAAACCTGAGGGTCACTGAGAAGTGCCCTCGCAATAGTGAGGCGTCGTTTCATTCCACCACTGAGAGTGTCCACCTGACGACCGTCATATTCCTCCAGATGCATAAATCTCAAAAGCTCACGGGCCTGGGTTCGGGCCTTCTTTTGAGGAATGTTAAAGTACCTGGAATAAATCAGCAGATTGTCCAAAACACTAAAATCTGGATCTAATCCGTCTTCCTGGGGAACAACGCCAATCTTGGCCTTAATCTTTCGCGCATTGGTTTTAACGTTGAGGCCAAGGACAAAAAGCTCTCCACTTGTAACGGGTGAGCTACAGTACATCATCCTCATCGCACTGGTTTTTCCGGCCCCATTTGGGCCTAGAATGCCAAAGCACTCGCCCTCATTGATTTGCAAATTTAGTCCATCTACCACTGGCTTATGGTTGTACTCTTTGACCAAATTGCGGGCTTCAATCACAACAGACATTGATCTATGCTACCCCAAGCCATGTGATTCACCAACTGCCGGCTTTCTCCCCCGACCAACAGTCCAGCACCACTTTCCGTGACCAATTGTTTTGACCTAAGACCGGTTTTATTAGCCGTGACCGCCCATCAAAAAGGGCTCGTGGGAGGTGTCCGCCTGCATTAGATGCTGAATGCTGACAAAATAGGTTTGAGCGCGACCGTAGATTTCATCAACGCTGGTGGAGGAAAACAAATCTCGACGAAATTGGGCTGAGTTTGGATACCCGGCAGAAAACCATGCAGAAAATTTTTTCAGCTGAATAAGTACGATTCGGTCGGATGAATACTTTTGCAGGTAGAACTTTAGACGATCCAAGACCCACAAGAAGTCTTTTATCACTTCGATTTGTTCTCCCCTAAAAAGAGCCAAGGAC
It contains:
- a CDS encoding OmpA family protein, whose product is MRRKPKPAEHEDSTERWLVSYADFITLMFAFFTVLYATSDINIEKSKGFQESIQKYLIRFGAAGGSGDEVNQGVRENSPIQPPIRTYQIGEEETRATLEKAEIFVEEKLMGGKGQKLIQDVVAIENGVRITLAAPLVYAEDSVKFRPDYLEAIDTICDFLKSLGKQVVVESHMDSGRLANTSYPSHWEFAAARASTFVRYLVRRHEFKESSLSAVSYGASRPLFASSDTKNRSKNQRLDLLILTE
- a CDS encoding flagellar motor protein, which encodes MDLLTILGLLVGIGGILFGNAIEGGHVIALIQLAAAFIVFGGTFGATMVANTMEDFRMGIRLLADAFKADDEARMKTIADEIILSAQLARRESILAVEARLSNFTSDYMKNVFRFMIDGTDPSVLKDIFEKEMDLDESRRLAGAKIWTDAGGFAPTIGIIGAVLGLIHVMANLTDTSALGQGIAVAFVATIYGVGSANLVFLPIANKIKRKIHIQTETKQMIVDGAVAILTGLNPYIIEEKIRAYALKPGEKVTHP
- a CDS encoding flagellar FlbD family protein; translated protein: MIIVHRLSGIPLFVNPDLIMYLESSPDTVITFRGGEKLPVKETINELQIRILDYRRSFSAATEFGAHPPPQD
- a CDS encoding cyclic nucleotide-binding domain-containing protein; protein product: MADKNVLQNVYLFKGLNAEQIAAISEIATVNTYNPTDEIFGQGDQARAAYFIKFGSVRITQKTQSGDTVEVATLGTGSHFGEMPFLDSEVRSASAVAIEKTDLVEIPYDKLQQLLATNPPIAVHFFRELAHFLAGRLRITTNDLNFARERNLSHF
- a CDS encoding NAD-dependent epimerase/dehydratase family protein, whose translation is MKALVTGATGFVGSWLTRELCQRGFDVRIICRNPHSVADWADFPVEIVAGDVTQPDSLASACQGVHSVFHLAGVVGYSRAMRAVMEKVNVEGTRNMVQAALDQNVQRFIHMSSVVAVGASFDGKPLNEDSPFNVGHLNLGYFETKRKAEELVRLAVNENGLNAVMLNPSTIYGPGDAKKGSRNTQVKVAKGKFPFYTSGGVSIISVEEIVSGVLAAWEKGRTGERYILSGENITIKELFQIIASEAGVKPPGVYLPNPVVHALGKLGDALEAIGKKGPINTENAWTSTLFHWFDSSKAKRELGLNPKPAREAVAASVRWMKENHVI
- a CDS encoding transglycosylase domain-containing protein produces the protein MSFDRTKTIIAFTAFPALSLLLLGIGFSLVVLTLPDVKQLKSCMTTTMNRVELCTKKETYVPLNKISPYLIDAVIVSEDASFRQHDGFDWFEIRQSFSTNLKRGKLARGGSTITQQLAKNAFLDGSKSLLRKVREALLTREIESLLTKDEILERYLNVVELGPNIFGVKKAASYYFNKSPADLNILESAYIAFLLPNPSVHHTYFEKKALTEYARQRVLGICLRLFRFGKIEKDDLEIANFRVLEFPWEGLSWTRTELMDAVDELLIDEAGSSDSSFPAFEQDLPESDPDLPTLGQPGRDDDGPWDSIPDQEQIDDAGGEPSDEDADTLPQEESAPNQSDDGLEPEAHIDPEPTEE
- a CDS encoding ABC transporter permease gives rise to the protein MTAVQRFFGDIFSFPSWGRGVWAVWLRNFLYFRHTLVISVFWVVFEPLLYLLAIGYGVGYFVGEIEGVPYSQFFFPALMATSGMFVAFFEGSYGGFTKLARQKTYNTILLSPVEASEIVLGEILWAASKGFFSVVAVAVVGLTQGLVDTWLIFPTLLVLGMLCWVSSAFGLLMASYAKNYDWFVYAQSGFIIPMSLFSGTYFPLHHLPDLIQQAAYLLPLTHAVMAARSLLQGDVGSTLFLNVGVLFALGFLLANWATSRMERRIYY
- a CDS encoding ABC transporter ATP-binding protein yields the protein MSVVIEARNLVKEYNHKPVVDGLNLQINEGECFGILGPNGAGKTSAMRMMYCSSPVTSGELFVLGLNVKTNARKIKAKIGVVPQEDGLDPDFSVLDNLLIYSRYFNIPQKKARTQARELLRFMHLEEYDGRQVDTLSGGMKRRLTIARALLSDPQVLFLDEPTTGLDPQARFWIWEAMADLKKQGKSLVLTTHYMEEAERICDRIVLIDKGKILCEGSPRELINQHIGDEVVEFRLKLDEMEYYIRRIKEKFEYQIMNNRVRIFVKSGQDGRRALDDIDSDSILVRKASLDDVFLRLAGYELRP